GTCGAGCTTGTGTCACCCTGGTGCCAGGCACCAGGGTGACACGGCCTCAGCCATGAAAATTAGCTGTCGAGCTCGTGTCACTTCGGTGCCTGGCACCAGAGTGACACGGACTGAACTGTAGGAAAACATCCATGTCGACTCTCCGCCGCCTTGCCCTTGCCGCCGCGCTGTGCTGCGCCGGTTCCGCCCACGCCGCCGACCTGTTCCAGCTGCGCGATGTGCGCCTGGCCGCGAGCCCGTTCCTGGAGGCCCAGCAGACGGACCTGCGCTACCTGATGGCGCTCGATCCGGACCGGCTGCTGGCGCCGTTCCGCCGCGAGGCGGGGTTGCCGGCGGTGAAGCAGTCGTACGGCAACTGGGAGTCCAGCGGCCTCGATGGCCACATGGGCGGGCACTACCTGTCGGCGCTGGCGCTGATGCACGCGGCGACCGGCGACCCGCAGGTCAAGGAGCGCCTCGACTACTTCGTGCGCGAGCTGAAGCGCTGCCAGGACGCCAGCGGCGACGGCTATCTCGGCGGGGTGCCCGGCGGCAAGGAAGCGCTGGCGAAGATCGCGCAAGGCGACCTGCAGGCCGACAATTTCTCCGTCAACGGCAAGTGGGTGCCGTGGTACAACCTGCACAAGACGTTCGCCGGCCTGCGCGATGCCTACAGGATCGGCGGCAACGCCGATGCCAGGGCGATGCTGGTCGCCTATTCGGACTGGGCGCTGGGCCTGACGTCGAAGCTGTCCGACGCGCAGATGCAGGCGATGCTGCGCGCCGAGCATGGCGGCATGAACGAAGTGCTGGCCGATGTGGCCGAGATCACGGGCGATCGCAAGTACCTGGCGCTGGCGCAGCGCTTCTCGCACCGCGCCGTGCTCGACCCGCTGGAAGCGGGCAAGGACCAGCTGACGGGCCTGCACGCCAACACGCAGATCCCGAAAGTGATCGGCTTCGAACGCGTGGGCACGCTGGCGAACGATCCGAAGATGCGCGAGGCGGCCCGGTTCTTCTGGCAGACGGTGGTGAACAACCGCAGCGTGGCGATCGGCGGCAACAGCGTCAAGGAGCACTTCCACGACCATGCCAATTTCGGCCCGATGATCGACGAGGTGGAAGGCCCCGAGACCTGCAATACCTACAACATGCTCAAGCTCACCGAGCTGCTGTTCGCCGACAGGCCGCAGTCGCGCTACGGCGACTACTACGAGCGCGCGCTGTACAACCACATCCTGTCGTCCCAGCGCCCGGAAACCGGCGGCTTCGTCTATTTCACGCCGATGCGCCCGAACCACTACCGCGTGTATTCGCAGGTGGATCAGGGCATGTGGTGCTGCGTGGGCTCCGGCATCGAGAGCCACGCGAAGTACGGGCAGTTCATCTACGCCCGCGAGAAGGATACGCTGTTCGTCAACCTGTTCATCCCGTCCGAGCTGACGTGGGCCGACAAGAACGTGCGCATCACGCAGGCCACCGCCTTCCCGGACGAGGACACCACCCGCGTCACCGTCCATGGCGGCGGCAGGTTCTCGATCAAGCTGCGCTACCCGGCCTGGGTGGCCAAGGGCGCGCTGGCGGTGAAGGTGAACGGCAAGGCAGTCCAGGCCACGGCCGGCGCCGACGGCTACGTGAACATCGACCGGCAATGGCGCGACGGCGACACGGTGGACCTGAAACTGCCGATGAAGACGCACCTGGAACAGATGCCGGACAAGTCGAACTGGTACGCGGTGCTGCACGGCCCAATCGTGCTGGCCGCGAAGACCGCGCCGTTCCGGGACGAGAAGCTCAACGTGTTCGCCGACGATTCGCGCATGGGCCACATCGCCCAGGGCCAGGTCTGCCCCCTGGAGGCGGCGCCGATGTTCGTCGCCGATGCGAAGGATTTCACCAATCGCATCAAGCCCGTCAAGGGCCAGCCGCTGACATTTACCGCGCCGGGCCTGATCAGGGGCGGTCCGGATGCCGGCAACCTGCGCCTGATCCCGTTCTTCCGCCTGCATGATGCGCGCTACACGATGTACTGGCAGCGCTCGACGCCGGCCGGCCATGCGGCGCTGAAGGAACGGACCGCGCAGGATGAAAAGGAACGCCTGGAACTGAACGGGCGCACGATCGACCAGGTGGCGCCCGGCGAACAGCAGCCGGAGTCCGACCACGCCTTCAAGGGCGACGGCGCCGATTCCGGCATCAACGCCGGGCGCCACTGGCGCCATGCCACGGGCTGGTTCAGCTACGTGCTGAACAACCCGAAAGGCGAGGCGAAGACGCTGCGGCTCACGTTCGCGTCCGGCGACGCGGGCCGCCGGTTCGACATCCTGGTCGACGGCAAGGTTCTGGACTCGGTCGAGCTGGAGAAGGAGGATGAGGCGTTCTACAGCCGCGATATCGCGCTGCCGGCGGATGTCGGCGCGAAGATCGAGGTCAAGTTCGTTGCCCGGCCCGGCTCGATCGCCGGCGGCCTGTATGGCTTGAGGCTGTTGCGATAACAAAAAAGGTATGGCAGCCTGTAAAAAATATATTGGTTCGACATGGCCATTTCTTCTACCATAGCCGCAAAAGAAGAATTGCTACATTTTAGCTACTGCATTTGCAACCGCATCTGCAACGACCGACAAGCACGGAGACACGCATGACTGTACAGCGCAGGACGTTCATCGCCGCAGGTTCCCTTACACTTGCACTGGCCCTGGCCGGCATTTCCTTCCCCGCCATGGCGGCCAAGCCGCTCGTGATCGGCTTTTCGCAGGTGGGTGCCGAATCCGAATGGCGCACCGCCAACACCGTGTCGATCAAGGACGCCGCCAAGAAGGCCGGCGTGAACCTCAAGTTCGCCGACGCGCAGCAGCGCCAGGAAAACCAGGTCAAGGCGATCCGTTCGTTCATCGCCCAGAAGGTCGACGTGATCGCCTTCTCGCCGGTGGTGGAATCGGGATGGGACACGGTGCTGCGCGAAGCGAAGGCGGCCAACATTCCCGTGATCCTGACGGACCGCGACGTGAACGTGGCCGACAAGTCGCTGTACGTCACGCTGATCGGTTCCGATTTCGTCGAGGAAGGCCGCCGCGCCGGCCGCTGGCTCAACGAGTACGTGAAGAAACAGCCGGGCAAGACGTTCAACGTCGTCGAGCTGCAGGGTACCGTGGGTTCGGCGCCGGCGATCGACCGCAAGGCCGGTTTCGAGGAAGTCACCAAGGGCAACACGCAACTGAAGGTACTGCGCACGCAGACCGCCGAATTCACCCGCGCCAAGGGCAAGGAAGTGATGGAGGCGTTCCTGAAGGCGCACGGCAAGAATATCAACGTGCTGTACGCGCACAACGACGACATGGCCATCGGCGCCATCCAGGCGATCGAGGAAGCGGGCCTGAAACCGGGCAAGGACATCATCATCGTGTCCGTCGACGCGGTGCGCGGCGCATTCGAAGCCATGATCCAGGGCAAGCTGAACGTCACGGTGGAATGCAATCCGCTGCTCGGGCCGCAGCTGATGCAGGCCGCCAGGGATGTCAAGGCCGGCAAGCAGCTGCCGAAGCGCCTGGTCGTCGAGGAGCGCGTGTTCCCGGCCGAAGTGGCGCTGAAAGAATTCCCGAACCGTAAGTACTGATGTCGGCGGCAGGCATGGCAACCGACCGCACGCCGGTACTGGAGCTGACCGGCATCCATAAAAGCTTCCCCGGCGTGAAGGCGTTGCTTGACGCGGGCCTGCGCCTGTATCCGGGCGAAGTGCACACGCTGATGGGCCAGAATGGCGCGGGCAAGTCCACGCTGATCAAGGTGCTGACCGGCGTGTACACGCCGGATGCCGGCCGCATCCTGCTCGACGGGCAGGCGGTACAGCCGAACTCCACGCTGGAAGCCCAGCAGCTGGGCATTTCGACCGTGTACCAGGAAGTCAACCTGTGCCCGAATCTGTCGGTGGCCGAGAACATCTTCATCGGCCGCTACCCGCGCACCTGGTTCGGCGTGGACTGGAAGGCCATGCGCGAGCAGGCCACGGTCCTGCTGCGCCAGCTGGAGGTGGACATCGACGTCACGCAGCCGCTGGCCCGCTATTCGCTGGCGATCCAGCAGATGGTGGCGATCTCGCGCGCGCTGAACACCTCGGCGAAAGTGCTGATCCTCGACGAACCGACGTCCAGCCTGGACGAAGCCGAAGTGCAGCTGCTGTTCCGCGTGCTGCGCCGTCTGCGCGGGGAAGGCATGGCGATCCTGTTCGTCACCCACTTCCTCGACCAGACCTACGCCATTTCGGACCGCATCACGGTGATGCGCAACGGCGAGCGCGAAGGCGAGTATCCGGCCAGCGAACTGTCCCGCCTGGCGCTGATCAACAAGATGATCGGCGCGCCGGCCCAGCAAAGCGACGAAGCCGCGCCGGCCGTGAAGACCGCAAGCCACGCGGGCGGCACGCTGATGACGATCGAGGGACTGGGCCGCCGCGGCGCCCTGAAGCCGGTCGACGCCGAAGTGAAGCAGGGCGAAGTGCTGGGCCTGGTGGGCCTGCTGGGTTCGGGCCGCACCGAGCTGGCCCGGCTGCTGTTCGGCGCCGACAAGGCCGATACCGGCAGCATCACCATCGGCGGCAGGACGCGCACGTTCGACACGCCGCGCGACGCGATCGCGGCCGGCATCGGCTTCTGCTCGGAAGACCGCAAGCACGAAGGCGCGATCCTGTCGCTGTCGGTACGCGAGAACCTCGTGCTGGCGCTGCAGGCGCAGACCGGCGTGATGCGCGCCATTCCGATGAAGCTGCAGCAGGAGCTGGCGGAAAACTACGTGAAATGGCTGGGCATCAAGACGGCCAGCATCGAAACGCCGATCGGCACGCTGTCGGGCGGCAACCAGCAAAAGGTGCTGCTGGCGCGCTGGCTGTGTACCGATCCGAAGCTGATGATCCTGGACGAGCCCACGCGAGGCATCGACGTGCGCGCCAAGCAGGAAATCATGGATTACGTCACCACGCTGTGCAAGACGGGCATGTCGATCCTGTTCATCTCGTCCGAGCTGCCGGAAGTGCTGCGCTGCAGCGACCGGATGGTGGTGCTGCGCGACCGCGAGAAATGCGGCGAATACGTGCGCGGCGAGTTGAACGACGAAACCGTGCTGCAGGTGATCGCCGGCGAATTTACACGGGAAACCGCAGGGGAACAGGCATGACGCAAGTGAACATGGCCGCGCCGGCGGCGGCCAGGACCGCACCGGCGAAGGCGTCGCTGCTGTCGCACCCGCTGGCCAAGCCGGTCCTCGCGCTGGCGGCGCTGCTGGTGCTGGACATTATCTTTATTCCCGGCTTCCTGAGCCTGGAAATCAAGGACGGCCACCTGTATGGCCCGCTGATCGACATCCTGAACCGCGCAGCGCCCTTGATGCTGGCGGCGCTGGGCATGACGCTGGTGATCGCCACGCGCGGCATCGATATTTCGGTGGGCGCGGTGGTAGCGCTCTCCGGCACCGTGGCCGCGATGCTGATCGGCGGCACGATGGTCATCAACAACGGCCAGCCGGAATACGTGGCGAACACGCCGATGCCGGTGGCGCTGGCCGCCGCGCTGGGCGTCGCGATCCTGTGCGGCGCATGGAACGGCGTGCTCGTCGCCGGCCTGAAGCTGCAGCCGATCGTGGCCACGCTGATCCTGATGGTGGCCGGCCGCGGCCTGGCGCAGCTGTTCACCGACGGCCAGATCGTCACCGTGTACTACGAGCCGTACTTCTTCCTGGGCAGCGGTTACCTGCTGGGCTTGCCGTTCTCGCTGTGGGTGGTGGCGGCCGTGCTGGCGGTGGTGGGCCTGCTGTTGAAGAAAACGGCGCTGGGCCTGTTCATCCAGTCGGTCGGCATCAACCCGGTGGCCGCGCGCCTGGCCGGCATCCGCACCGCCACGCTGATCTTCTTCGTCTACGTGTTCTGCTCCACCTGCGCCGGCGTCGCCGGCCTGATGATCAGCTCGAACATCAAGAGCGCCGACGCGAACAACGCCGGCATGCTGCTGGAACTCGATGCGATCCTGGCCGTCACGCTGGGCGGCACGTCGCTGGCCGGCGGCAAGTTCAGCCTGGTGGGCAGCATGATCGGCGCGCTGATCATCCAGACGCTGACGTGGACGATCTATTCGCTGGGCGTGCCGCCGGAAGTGAACATGGTCGTCAAGGCGATCGTCGTATTCATCGTTTGCCTGTCGCAGTCGACGGGCTTCCAGAAGCTGTGGAAGGGCCGTAAATGAATGTAGCTGCCGCAACCCTGGGCGCCGCGCGCCCGAACATCATGAGCGCGCCGTGGTTCACGTCGCTGGTGACCGTGCTGCTGCTGGCCGTGTTGCTGGCCGCCGGCGGCGCCGCCTACGACGGCTTCCTGTCCGGACAGGTGATGTTGAACCTGCTGATCGACAATGCGCACCTGCTGGTGATCGCGGTCGGCATGGGCTATGTGATCCTGGCCGGCGG
Above is a window of Pseudoduganella dura DNA encoding:
- a CDS encoding glycoside hydrolase family 127 protein codes for the protein MSTLRRLALAAALCCAGSAHAADLFQLRDVRLAASPFLEAQQTDLRYLMALDPDRLLAPFRREAGLPAVKQSYGNWESSGLDGHMGGHYLSALALMHAATGDPQVKERLDYFVRELKRCQDASGDGYLGGVPGGKEALAKIAQGDLQADNFSVNGKWVPWYNLHKTFAGLRDAYRIGGNADARAMLVAYSDWALGLTSKLSDAQMQAMLRAEHGGMNEVLADVAEITGDRKYLALAQRFSHRAVLDPLEAGKDQLTGLHANTQIPKVIGFERVGTLANDPKMREAARFFWQTVVNNRSVAIGGNSVKEHFHDHANFGPMIDEVEGPETCNTYNMLKLTELLFADRPQSRYGDYYERALYNHILSSQRPETGGFVYFTPMRPNHYRVYSQVDQGMWCCVGSGIESHAKYGQFIYAREKDTLFVNLFIPSELTWADKNVRITQATAFPDEDTTRVTVHGGGRFSIKLRYPAWVAKGALAVKVNGKAVQATAGADGYVNIDRQWRDGDTVDLKLPMKTHLEQMPDKSNWYAVLHGPIVLAAKTAPFRDEKLNVFADDSRMGHIAQGQVCPLEAAPMFVADAKDFTNRIKPVKGQPLTFTAPGLIRGGPDAGNLRLIPFFRLHDARYTMYWQRSTPAGHAALKERTAQDEKERLELNGRTIDQVAPGEQQPESDHAFKGDGADSGINAGRHWRHATGWFSYVLNNPKGEAKTLRLTFASGDAGRRFDILVDGKVLDSVELEKEDEAFYSRDIALPADVGAKIEVKFVARPGSIAGGLYGLRLLR
- a CDS encoding sugar ABC transporter ATP-binding protein, with the translated sequence MATDRTPVLELTGIHKSFPGVKALLDAGLRLYPGEVHTLMGQNGAGKSTLIKVLTGVYTPDAGRILLDGQAVQPNSTLEAQQLGISTVYQEVNLCPNLSVAENIFIGRYPRTWFGVDWKAMREQATVLLRQLEVDIDVTQPLARYSLAIQQMVAISRALNTSAKVLILDEPTSSLDEAEVQLLFRVLRRLRGEGMAILFVTHFLDQTYAISDRITVMRNGEREGEYPASELSRLALINKMIGAPAQQSDEAAPAVKTASHAGGTLMTIEGLGRRGALKPVDAEVKQGEVLGLVGLLGSGRTELARLLFGADKADTGSITIGGRTRTFDTPRDAIAAGIGFCSEDRKHEGAILSLSVRENLVLALQAQTGVMRAIPMKLQQELAENYVKWLGIKTASIETPIGTLSGGNQQKVLLARWLCTDPKLMILDEPTRGIDVRAKQEIMDYVTTLCKTGMSILFISSELPEVLRCSDRMVVLRDREKCGEYVRGELNDETVLQVIAGEFTRETAGEQA
- a CDS encoding ABC transporter permease translates to MAAPAAARTAPAKASLLSHPLAKPVLALAALLVLDIIFIPGFLSLEIKDGHLYGPLIDILNRAAPLMLAALGMTLVIATRGIDISVGAVVALSGTVAAMLIGGTMVINNGQPEYVANTPMPVALAAALGVAILCGAWNGVLVAGLKLQPIVATLILMVAGRGLAQLFTDGQIVTVYYEPYFFLGSGYLLGLPFSLWVVAAVLAVVGLLLKKTALGLFIQSVGINPVAARLAGIRTATLIFFVYVFCSTCAGVAGLMISSNIKSADANNAGMLLELDAILAVTLGGTSLAGGKFSLVGSMIGALIIQTLTWTIYSLGVPPEVNMVVKAIVVFIVCLSQSTGFQKLWKGRK
- a CDS encoding ABC transporter substrate-binding protein — translated: MTVQRRTFIAAGSLTLALALAGISFPAMAAKPLVIGFSQVGAESEWRTANTVSIKDAAKKAGVNLKFADAQQRQENQVKAIRSFIAQKVDVIAFSPVVESGWDTVLREAKAANIPVILTDRDVNVADKSLYVTLIGSDFVEEGRRAGRWLNEYVKKQPGKTFNVVELQGTVGSAPAIDRKAGFEEVTKGNTQLKVLRTQTAEFTRAKGKEVMEAFLKAHGKNINVLYAHNDDMAIGAIQAIEEAGLKPGKDIIIVSVDAVRGAFEAMIQGKLNVTVECNPLLGPQLMQAARDVKAGKQLPKRLVVEERVFPAEVALKEFPNRKY